A region of Haloplanus sp. XH21 DNA encodes the following proteins:
- the prs gene encoding ribose-phosphate diphosphokinase translates to MIVPGSNSQALAAALAAETGESLAAVSYEQFPDGERMASVPGVDERVDRAVVVASTTTDGAHVELLQLQDAAREAGANEVVTVLPYMGYGRQERAFEAGQPVSARAVARAISTGTDRVILVTPHEASVTDFFDVPCAIVEAAPRLARPLPADLTDPLFLSPDEGAIDLAESVRDTYGRGDVDYFEKVRHSGTEVEIMPSDAAVDGRDVVVADDIVATGSTMSESIGVLNDRDAAGVYVTCVHPLFARNARTKLERAGVTDIYATDTIERDVTAVSVAPVIADAL, encoded by the coding sequence ATGATCGTCCCCGGTTCGAACTCGCAGGCGCTCGCGGCGGCGCTGGCCGCCGAGACGGGGGAGTCGCTCGCGGCCGTCAGCTACGAGCAGTTCCCCGACGGTGAACGGATGGCGTCGGTGCCCGGCGTCGACGAGCGCGTCGACCGAGCCGTCGTCGTCGCGTCGACGACCACCGACGGCGCCCACGTCGAACTCCTGCAGTTACAGGACGCCGCGCGCGAGGCGGGCGCGAACGAGGTGGTGACCGTCCTGCCCTACATGGGCTACGGGCGACAGGAACGCGCGTTCGAGGCAGGCCAACCCGTCTCCGCCCGCGCCGTCGCTCGCGCCATCTCGACCGGCACCGACCGGGTGATCCTCGTCACACCTCACGAGGCGTCGGTGACGGACTTCTTCGACGTGCCCTGTGCCATCGTCGAGGCGGCGCCGCGCCTGGCTCGACCACTTCCCGCGGATCTGACCGACCCGCTCTTTCTCTCGCCCGACGAAGGCGCCATCGACCTCGCCGAGTCCGTGCGCGACACCTACGGCCGGGGCGACGTGGACTACTTCGAGAAGGTGCGTCACTCGGGCACTGAGGTCGAGATCATGCCGAGCGACGCCGCCGTCGACGGCCGCGACGTGGTCGTCGCCGACGACATCGTCGCCACCGGGTCCACGATGAGCGAATCCATCGGTGTCCTGAACGACCGCGACGCAGCGGGCGTCTACGTGACCTGCGTCCATCCGCTGTTCGCGCGCAACGCCCGGACGAAACTCGAACGCGCCGGCGTAACGGACATCTACGCCACCGACACCATCGAGCGCGACGTGACGGCCGTCTCCGTCGCGCCGGTCATCGCCGACGCGCTGTAA
- the samp2 gene encoding ubiquitin-like small modifier protein SAMP2 yields MPTVRTEVVGEGVEEVSLDAEATYGDLLTALGFSAHEAAVIVDGSPVPEDRRIGAETDEVRVLRLVKGGSDAAGVTVRPADDDDHLDVMRVVDGAVLAADGETVRARIDDGEVLVATADGSVVGALVHDDGHVTAVAVRRRRRSQGIGTALVMAALDRQETLTADFDPGVRPFYESLGFDIEAEGDGDRLHGQRERRDP; encoded by the coding sequence ATGCCGACGGTACGCACCGAGGTGGTCGGGGAGGGCGTCGAGGAAGTTTCCCTCGACGCCGAGGCCACCTACGGCGACCTGCTCACGGCCCTGGGATTCAGCGCCCACGAGGCGGCGGTCATCGTCGACGGATCGCCAGTACCCGAGGACCGACGGATCGGCGCCGAGACGGACGAGGTGCGCGTCCTCCGTCTGGTCAAGGGCGGCAGCGACGCGGCCGGCGTCACCGTCCGTCCCGCCGACGACGACGACCATCTCGACGTGATGCGCGTCGTCGACGGCGCGGTGCTGGCGGCCGACGGCGAGACGGTGCGGGCGCGCATCGACGACGGCGAGGTACTGGTGGCGACGGCCGACGGAAGCGTGGTCGGCGCACTCGTCCACGACGACGGCCACGTAACGGCGGTTGCGGTGCGGCGACGCCGCCGCAGTCAGGGTATCGGCACCGCGCTCGTGATGGCGGCGCTCGACCGACAGGAGACGCTCACCGCCGACTTCGACCCCGGTGTGCGACCCTTCTACGAGTCGCTGGGGTTCGATATCGAGGCGGAGGGCGACGGGGACCGCCTCCACGGACAGCGCGAACGACGTGACCCCTAA
- a CDS encoding phosphoglucomutase/phosphomannomutase family protein, with translation MDDAISFGTDGWRARLETFTDDRVRMVGQAVADYLDDAGRDAPVAVGYDARETSEGFAESLADVLAANGFDVLLPQRDCPTPVVAWAVVDRDLAGALMVTASHNPPEYNGVKFIPDDGAPALPAVTDAIEARLAEPRDDGPRGSTDRVDLVDAHAAQARSVTDADCSGLTVVYDAIHGSGRGVTDALLEGAGATVIRRRCERDADFGGVSPEPSADNLGGLVDAVETHDADLGIANDGDADRIAVVTPERGFLDENLFFAAVYDALLEDRSGPAVRTVSTTFLIDRIAEARGEDVFETAVGFKWVAQAMVDHDALMGGEESGGFTVRGHIPQKDGVTMALLAADVAAAEPMDHRVDRLLDTHGDIVADKVSVDCPDDRKAGVIASLGDAIPDRLAGHAVEDVVTVDGFKLLLDDGSWVLVRPSGTEPKLRVYAEAGSRARVDELLDAGRDLVEAHL, from the coding sequence ATGGACGACGCCATCTCCTTTGGTACCGACGGGTGGCGCGCCCGCCTGGAGACGTTTACCGACGACCGCGTGCGGATGGTCGGCCAGGCGGTCGCGGACTATCTCGACGACGCGGGGCGCGACGCTCCGGTCGCCGTCGGCTACGACGCCCGGGAAACCTCGGAGGGATTCGCCGAATCGCTGGCCGACGTGCTCGCGGCCAACGGCTTCGACGTGCTCCTTCCACAGCGTGACTGTCCGACGCCCGTGGTCGCGTGGGCCGTCGTCGACCGTGACCTCGCGGGCGCGTTGATGGTCACCGCCTCGCACAACCCGCCCGAGTACAACGGCGTGAAGTTCATCCCCGACGACGGCGCGCCGGCGCTGCCCGCGGTGACGGACGCCATCGAGGCCCGCCTCGCCGAACCGCGTGACGACGGCCCGCGCGGATCGACCGACCGAGTCGATCTCGTCGACGCCCACGCCGCCCAGGCCCGGTCGGTGACCGACGCCGACTGCTCCGGGCTGACCGTCGTCTACGACGCCATCCACGGCAGTGGGCGCGGAGTCACCGACGCACTCCTCGAGGGCGCGGGCGCGACGGTGATCCGCCGGCGGTGTGAACGCGACGCCGACTTCGGGGGCGTCAGCCCCGAACCCAGCGCGGACAACCTCGGTGGCCTCGTCGACGCCGTCGAAACCCACGACGCCGACCTGGGCATCGCGAACGATGGCGACGCCGACCGCATCGCCGTCGTCACACCCGAACGGGGCTTCCTCGACGAGAACCTGTTTTTCGCCGCCGTCTACGACGCACTGCTCGAGGATCGGTCGGGACCGGCCGTCCGCACCGTCTCCACCACCTTCCTCATCGACCGCATCGCCGAGGCCCGCGGCGAGGACGTGTTCGAGACGGCGGTCGGCTTCAAGTGGGTCGCCCAAGCCATGGTCGACCACGACGCCCTGATGGGCGGCGAGGAGTCGGGCGGGTTCACCGTCCGCGGCCACATCCCCCAGAAGGACGGCGTCACGATGGCGCTGTTGGCGGCCGATGTCGCGGCCGCGGAACCGATGGACCACCGGGTCGACCGCCTGCTCGACACCCACGGCGACATCGTCGCGGACAAGGTGAGCGTCGACTGCCCCGACGACCGCAAGGCGGGAGTCATCGCGTCGCTCGGGGACGCCATCCCCGACCGTCTCGCCGGCCACGCCGTCGAGGATGTGGTCACCGTCGACGGGTTCAAACTCCTCCTCGATGACGGGTCGTGGGTGCTGGTCCGCCCCAGCGGCACCGAGCCGAAACTGCGCGTCTACGCCGAGGCCGGGAGTCGTGCCCGCGTCGACGAACTGCTCGACGCGGGGCGGGACCTGGTCGAGGCCCACCTGTGA
- a CDS encoding HVO_0234 family beta-propeller protein, giving the protein MAHDLTIDEKRVYADRMGAVEVLVAAEQGVVVASLSDDRVGEFSLDHRTTARDVVADGTRRAVATDEDVLVGDYSATGFGAAVAVGFDGPGGDLLAAGPDGRVARLDDGWTTVGHVDDPRAIDAGMVAAADGVWTVDDGLRNVGLADVRDVHGRGLPLAATGDGLYRLGNGWMDELDGAADVVSADDADDRAHAVSDGTLFARDAVASWTPVDLPADAPPVDVGYTDAATVAVTEGGTLLTDAGDGWRTRELGVTGVTGLAVQS; this is encoded by the coding sequence ATGGCCCACGATCTGACGATCGACGAGAAACGGGTGTACGCCGACCGGATGGGGGCGGTCGAAGTGCTGGTCGCCGCCGAACAGGGGGTCGTCGTCGCGTCGCTCTCGGACGACCGCGTCGGCGAGTTCTCCCTCGATCACCGGACGACCGCTCGCGACGTCGTCGCCGACGGCACGCGCCGCGCCGTCGCCACCGACGAGGACGTCCTCGTCGGCGACTACAGCGCGACAGGCTTCGGCGCCGCCGTCGCCGTCGGTTTCGACGGCCCTGGCGGTGACTTGCTGGCGGCCGGTCCGGATGGCCGCGTGGCCCGTCTCGACGACGGGTGGACGACGGTCGGACACGTCGACGACCCGCGCGCCATCGACGCCGGCATGGTCGCCGCCGCCGACGGCGTCTGGACCGTCGACGACGGCCTGCGCAACGTCGGCCTCGCGGACGTGCGCGACGTGCACGGCCGCGGCCTCCCCCTCGCGGCGACTGGGGACGGCCTCTACCGGTTGGGTAACGGCTGGATGGACGAACTCGACGGCGCCGCCGACGTGGTGAGCGCCGACGACGCCGACGATCGCGCCCACGCCGTGAGTGATGGAACCCTGTTCGCTCGCGACGCCGTCGCGTCGTGGACGCCGGTCGACCTCCCCGCGGATGCGCCGCCGGTCGACGTGGGCTACACCGACGCGGCGACGGTGGCGGTAACGGAAGGGGGAACGCTCCTGACCGACGCGGGTGACGGCTGGCGCACGCGGGAACTGGGCGTCACGGGCGTCACGGGCCTCGCCGTCCAGTCGTAG
- a CDS encoding HIT family protein, with translation MSDCIFCSIVDGDIPSYTVYEDDTVLAFLDANPLARGHTLVIPKAHHERVNDLPADLAGDVFAAVHDLTEQVEAAVDAPATTLAVNNGPGAGQEVPHVHAHIVPRFEGDGGRPIHAIVEDRPDVSDDELEDVAAAIRAD, from the coding sequence ATGAGCGACTGCATCTTCTGTTCCATCGTCGACGGCGACATCCCCAGTTACACCGTGTACGAAGACGACACCGTGCTGGCGTTTCTGGACGCCAACCCGCTGGCCCGCGGGCATACGCTCGTCATCCCGAAGGCCCACCACGAACGCGTCAACGACCTGCCCGCCGACCTCGCGGGCGACGTGTTCGCGGCCGTCCACGACCTGACCGAGCAGGTCGAGGCGGCGGTCGACGCCCCGGCGACGACGCTCGCGGTCAACAACGGCCCCGGTGCGGGACAGGAGGTCCCCCACGTCCACGCCCACATCGTCCCGCGGTTCGAGGGCGACGGCGGCCGCCCCATCCACGCCATCGTCGAGGATCGCCCGGACGTTTCCGACGACGAACTCGAAGACGTGGCGGCGGCGATCCGGGCCGACTGA
- a CDS encoding alpha/beta fold hydrolase, whose product MPTASNGPVSLYYETDGDGETVVFLGDVGYGAWQWGWQHGALAGPFETLVTDLRGTGRSDAPPGPYAVDDMVADVQAVLKDHGARAVHVVGAGLGGMVALELARVSSRPRSLGLLGTAAAGAGLSLDPLFGDPADADTLRSSLAAAFSREFLDAHPDVAERIVEWRTAEDAAPDAWAAQTAAVEAFDISDRLYEVDCPALVAHGRDDAVWPVERGRRLAEGLPRGEFAGFDAGHLVGIEQARAVNDELFGLFEGVRD is encoded by the coding sequence ATGCCCACCGCATCGAACGGCCCGGTGTCCCTGTATTACGAGACGGATGGCGACGGCGAGACGGTGGTGTTCCTCGGCGACGTGGGGTACGGCGCCTGGCAGTGGGGGTGGCAACACGGGGCGCTGGCCGGGCCGTTCGAGACGCTCGTGACGGACCTGCGGGGGACCGGCCGATCCGACGCGCCGCCGGGTCCGTACGCCGTCGACGACATGGTCGCCGATGTCCAGGCCGTCCTCAAGGACCACGGCGCCCGAGCTGTCCACGTCGTCGGCGCCGGGCTGGGCGGGATGGTCGCGCTCGAACTCGCGCGCGTCTCGTCGCGGCCGCGCTCGCTCGGCCTTCTCGGGACGGCCGCCGCCGGCGCCGGCCTGTCGCTCGATCCGCTGTTCGGCGACCCGGCCGACGCCGACACGCTACGGTCGTCGCTCGCGGCCGCGTTCTCGCGGGAATTTCTGGACGCCCACCCCGATGTCGCCGAGCGCATCGTCGAGTGGCGTACCGCGGAGGACGCCGCGCCCGACGCCTGGGCGGCCCAGACCGCCGCCGTCGAGGCGTTCGACATCTCGGATCGGCTGTACGAGGTCGACTGTCCCGCGCTGGTCGCCCACGGCCGCGACGACGCCGTCTGGCCGGTCGAGCGCGGCCGCCGCCTCGCGGAGGGGCTTCCCCGCGGCGAGTTCGCGGGGTTCGACGCGGGCCACCTCGTCGGCATCGAGCAGGCCCGCGCGGTCAACGACGAACTGTTCGGCCTCTTCGAGGGCGTAAGAGACTAA
- a CDS encoding ParA family protein produces MTDDIGDVAALVGATGGAGTTRLTVELGALLASDGRAVAILDAAFATQGLSDYLSGRIDPDLTALLTDEREAPLQEGLLEFPLDTDAGRMACLPAFAPFERLARAKSPAAAQVFESRIDAAAAAFDHVLVDTPPVAANQSVAAVNAADRIALVAPATTHGRDAVQRMDGRLADIGVEADAVVSTRGELSVADATLPETDIDAPACLSEQPTASATADVAAAVFDIALSPEETGLFGSIGEFVSR; encoded by the coding sequence ATGACCGACGATATCGGCGACGTGGCGGCGCTGGTCGGTGCGACGGGAGGCGCTGGAACCACCCGATTGACCGTCGAACTCGGCGCGTTGCTCGCCAGCGACGGGCGTGCGGTCGCGATTCTCGATGCCGCGTTCGCCACCCAGGGACTCTCCGACTACCTCTCCGGGCGGATCGACCCCGATCTGACCGCGCTGTTGACCGACGAGCGAGAGGCGCCGCTTCAGGAGGGACTGCTCGAGTTCCCGCTCGACACCGACGCCGGGCGGATGGCGTGTCTGCCCGCCTTCGCGCCCTTCGAACGACTCGCCCGGGCGAAGTCTCCCGCCGCGGCGCAGGTATTCGAATCCCGGATCGATGCCGCGGCCGCGGCGTTCGACCACGTCCTCGTCGATACGCCACCGGTCGCGGCCAACCAGTCGGTCGCGGCGGTGAACGCTGCCGATCGTATCGCTCTCGTTGCCCCCGCAACGACCCACGGACGCGACGCCGTCCAGCGGATGGACGGTCGTCTCGCCGATATCGGCGTGGAGGCTGACGCCGTCGTCTCGACGCGCGGCGAACTGTCGGTTGCCGACGCGACGCTGCCCGAAACGGACATCGACGCACCGGCGTGTCTCTCGGAGCAACCGACGGCATCCGCGACTGCCGATGTCGCGGCGGCCGTGTTCGACATCGCGCTGTCGCCTGAGGAAACCGGTCTGTTCGGTTCGATCGGAGAATTCGTCTCGCGGTGA
- a CDS encoding DUF2165 domain-containing protein yields the protein MSSAYGPLTRLRRRLATETAAIRWWCLVLAAEIAVVTAYLATTDVVVTEPRYVVYPFVWINVGVWAMLRTDTPSVDRRQRTVAVAIAGAYLGLLFWAGGVLLVGLDPLPGGAVSSIHWNVPGWGPAVVYGTPHLRLSLVPFKVVGYVAMTYLVYARLLDATRAVLSGALGLVSCVGCTFSIILPLLGATTLFGSTLTGLAWDLSTLVFLLTVALLYWADEVSVACSRRLRG from the coding sequence GTGAGCAGCGCCTACGGCCCGCTGACGCGGCTCCGACGCCGCCTCGCGACCGAGACGGCCGCCATCCGCTGGTGGTGTCTCGTGCTCGCCGCCGAAATCGCCGTCGTCACGGCGTATCTCGCGACGACCGATGTCGTCGTCACGGAACCGCGCTACGTCGTCTACCCCTTCGTCTGGATCAACGTCGGGGTGTGGGCGATGCTCCGCACCGACACGCCGTCGGTCGACCGCCGACAGCGGACCGTCGCCGTCGCGATTGCGGGCGCGTATCTCGGCCTCCTGTTCTGGGCAGGGGGCGTCCTCCTCGTGGGTCTCGACCCGCTTCCCGGCGGCGCCGTGTCGTCGATTCACTGGAACGTTCCCGGCTGGGGGCCCGCCGTCGTCTACGGGACGCCACACCTCCGCCTCTCGCTCGTCCCGTTCAAGGTCGTCGGCTACGTCGCGATGACGTATCTCGTCTACGCGCGCCTGCTCGACGCGACGCGGGCGGTCCTGTCCGGCGCCCTCGGCCTCGTCTCCTGTGTCGGCTGTACGTTCTCCATCATCCTCCCGCTGCTCGGTGCGACGACGCTGTTCGGATCGACGCTCACCGGCCTCGCGTGGGATCTCTCGACGCTCGTCTTCCTGCTCACGGTGGCCCTGCTCTACTGGGCCGACGAGGTGAGCGTCGCCTGCTCGCGTCGCCTGCGCGGTTAG
- the alaS gene encoding alanine--tRNA ligase encodes MSELEDAYRLDYFEEEGFTRLECASCGVHFWARDAERDTCGEPPCDDYSFIGNPGFDESYTLEEMREAFLSFFEDHGHERIDPYPVAANRWRDDVLLTQASIYDFQPLVTSGETPPPANPLTISQPCIRMQDIDNVGKTGRHTMAFEMMAHHAFNAREDAEGDYAYEGEVYWKDETVEYCDDFFEHMGADPEEITYIEDPWVGGGNAGPAFEVIYRGLELATLVFMSMEQDPEGEYEMKDGNRYSPMDTYIVDTGYGLERWTWMSQGTSTVYEAVYPEMIDFLTEYAGIDHTEEEQQLIREAARLSGYLDIDEVEDLASARAAVADELGVSADELADLLEPLEDIYAIADHCRTLAYMLGDGIVPSNVGTGYLARMVLRRTKRLVDSLGIDAPLDELVDMQAERLGYANRDTIRDMVRTEERKYKETLERGTRKVESIAEEYAEAGDPIPRETLIELYDSHGLQPDMVADIAAEFGAEVDVPDDFYGLVAERHETGGGPEAATSRDERLDDIPDTDRLFYDDQERTEFEAVVLDVFERDDGYDVVLDQTMFYPEGGGQPADRGVLSTDETTVEVTDVQRRDGVILHRTDENPGKGEFVRGRIDADRRFSLMRHHTATHVVGYAAREVLGEHVRQAGAQKGTEQARLDVRHFQRITREEVKAIERVANEVVMDNQQVTQAWADRHEAESEHGFDLYQGGVPPGQTIRLIQVDEDVQACGGTHVSRTGDIGAIKIITTEPVQDGVERIVFAAGDAAIEATQRTEDALYDAADVLDVSPEDVPETAERFFEEWKERGKQIDRLKEELAEVRASAAEGEEVDIGGITAVIRRMDADADELRATANAIVDDGAVAVLGSGAGDSAQFVVGVPDDIGVNAGEIVGQLASRVGGGGGGPPDFAQGGGPDVDALDEALDEAPDIIRAMQNA; translated from the coding sequence ATGAGCGAACTCGAAGACGCCTATCGCCTCGATTACTTCGAGGAAGAGGGGTTCACCCGCCTGGAGTGTGCCTCGTGTGGCGTGCATTTCTGGGCGCGCGACGCGGAGCGTGACACCTGCGGGGAACCACCCTGTGACGACTACTCGTTCATCGGCAACCCCGGGTTCGACGAGTCCTACACGCTCGAGGAGATGCGCGAGGCCTTTCTCTCCTTTTTCGAGGACCACGGCCACGAGCGCATCGACCCCTATCCCGTCGCGGCGAACCGCTGGCGCGACGACGTGTTGCTGACCCAGGCCTCCATCTACGACTTCCAGCCCCTGGTCACGTCGGGCGAGACGCCGCCGCCGGCGAACCCGCTCACCATCTCCCAGCCCTGCATTCGGATGCAGGACATCGACAACGTGGGCAAGACGGGCCGGCACACGATGGCCTTCGAGATGATGGCCCACCACGCCTTCAACGCCCGCGAGGACGCCGAGGGCGACTACGCCTACGAGGGCGAGGTCTACTGGAAAGACGAGACGGTCGAATACTGCGACGACTTCTTCGAACACATGGGTGCCGACCCCGAAGAGATCACGTACATCGAGGATCCGTGGGTCGGCGGCGGCAACGCCGGCCCCGCCTTCGAGGTCATCTACCGCGGCCTCGAACTCGCCACGCTCGTCTTCATGTCGATGGAGCAGGACCCCGAGGGCGAGTACGAGATGAAAGACGGCAACCGCTACAGCCCGATGGACACCTACATCGTCGACACGGGCTACGGGCTGGAGCGGTGGACGTGGATGAGTCAGGGCACCTCGACGGTGTACGAGGCCGTCTACCCCGAGATGATCGACTTCCTCACGGAGTACGCGGGAATCGATCATACGGAGGAGGAACAACAGCTCATCCGCGAGGCCGCCCGCCTCTCGGGTTATCTCGACATCGACGAAGTCGAGGACCTCGCCTCCGCCCGCGCGGCGGTGGCCGACGAACTCGGCGTCTCCGCCGACGAACTCGCCGACCTGCTCGAACCCCTGGAAGACATCTACGCCATCGCCGACCACTGCCGGACGCTCGCGTACATGCTCGGCGACGGTATCGTCCCCTCGAACGTCGGCACGGGCTATCTCGCCCGGATGGTGCTTCGGCGCACGAAGCGCCTGGTCGATTCGCTGGGTATCGACGCCCCGCTCGACGAACTCGTGGACATGCAGGCCGAACGCCTGGGGTACGCCAACCGCGACACCATTCGCGACATGGTGCGGACCGAGGAGCGCAAGTACAAGGAGACGCTCGAACGCGGTACTCGCAAGGTCGAGAGCATCGCCGAGGAGTACGCCGAGGCCGGCGACCCCATCCCGCGGGAGACGCTGATCGAACTCTACGACTCCCACGGGCTCCAGCCGGACATGGTCGCGGACATCGCTGCGGAGTTCGGCGCCGAGGTGGACGTCCCCGACGACTTCTACGGGCTGGTCGCGGAGCGCCACGAGACGGGCGGCGGCCCGGAGGCGGCGACCAGTCGCGACGAGCGCCTCGACGACATCCCCGACACCGACCGCCTGTTCTACGACGACCAGGAGCGCACGGAGTTCGAAGCGGTCGTCCTCGACGTCTTCGAGCGCGACGACGGTTACGACGTGGTGCTCGACCAGACCATGTTCTACCCCGAGGGCGGGGGCCAGCCGGCCGACCGTGGCGTCCTCTCGACGGACGAGACGACCGTCGAGGTCACCGACGTCCAGCGCCGTGACGGCGTGATCCTCCACCGCACGGACGAGAACCCCGGAAAGGGCGAGTTCGTCCGTGGCCGGATCGACGCCGACCGGCGCTTCAGCCTGATGCGTCACCACACGGCCACCCACGTCGTCGGCTACGCCGCCCGCGAAGTGCTCGGCGAACACGTCCGGCAGGCGGGCGCCCAGAAGGGCACGGAGCAGGCGCGCCTCGACGTGCGGCATTTCCAGCGCATCACCCGCGAGGAGGTCAAAGCGATCGAACGCGTCGCCAACGAGGTCGTGATGGACAACCAGCAGGTCACTCAGGCGTGGGCTGACCGGCACGAAGCCGAGTCCGAGCACGGCTTCGACCTCTATCAGGGCGGCGTCCCGCCGGGCCAGACCATCCGCCTCATTCAGGTCGACGAGGACGTCCAGGCGTGTGGCGGCACCCACGTTTCCCGGACGGGTGACATCGGCGCGATCAAGATCATCACGACCGAACCCGTTCAGGACGGCGTCGAACGCATCGTCTTCGCGGCCGGCGACGCCGCCATCGAGGCGACCCAGCGCACGGAGGACGCCCTCTACGACGCCGCCGACGTCCTCGATGTCTCCCCCGAGGACGTGCCGGAGACGGCCGAGCGCTTCTTCGAGGAGTGGAAGGAACGAGGTAAACAGATCGACCGCCTCAAGGAGGAACTCGCCGAAGTGCGGGCGTCGGCCGCCGAAGGCGAGGAAGTCGACATCGGCGGCATCACCGCGGTCATCCGGCGAATGGACGCCGACGCCGACGAACTGCGCGCGACGGCGAACGCCATCGTCGACGACGGCGCCGTCGCAGTCCTCGGAAGCGGCGCTGGCGACAGCGCCCAGTTCGTCGTCGGCGTCCCGGACGACATCGGCGTCAACGCCGGCGAAATCGTGGGGCAACTCGCCAGCCGCGTCGGCGGTGGCGGCGGCGGACCGCCCGACTTCGCCCAGGGTGGCGGTCCCGATGTCGACGCCCTCGACGAAGCGCTCGACGAGGCGCCCGACATCATCCGGGCGATGCAGAACGCCTGA
- a CDS encoding zinc ribbon domain-containing protein: MPLVKTLKQMFTAGERAVYRCDACGETFEAVVDAEDPSCTACGATEVRQINRL, from the coding sequence ATGCCACTCGTCAAGACCCTCAAACAGATGTTCACCGCCGGCGAGCGCGCTGTCTACCGGTGTGACGCGTGTGGCGAGACGTTCGAGGCGGTCGTGGACGCGGAGGACCCGTCGTGTACAGCGTGTGGCGCCACGGAAGTGCGACAGATCAACCGTCTGTGA
- a CDS encoding uracil-DNA glycosylase, with the protein MSDAAPDPTPPTADDTLVLDVDCQQCPALVESRDCIAWGNGPRDAAVLVVGEAPAAGDPDDSTWPGGNRSGLAYTSRHSGRRIRSLLASVGLVDRAFYTNAVKCFPSDGEGSNREPTATERANCRSHLRREIDLVAPTVVLPTGKHATASLFSLTDRELDGFLDHVLDPVDLPAIDPVVIPLLHPSYADVWRSRLGYDRERYREALATALRDCGLDATSPSPGRF; encoded by the coding sequence ATGTCCGACGCTGCTCCCGATCCCACACCGCCCACCGCCGACGACACCCTCGTTCTCGACGTCGACTGCCAGCAGTGTCCCGCCCTCGTGGAGTCGCGGGACTGCATCGCGTGGGGGAATGGTCCCCGTGACGCGGCCGTGCTGGTCGTGGGCGAGGCGCCCGCTGCTGGCGACCCCGACGACTCCACCTGGCCCGGTGGCAACCGCTCGGGACTGGCCTACACCTCTCGTCACTCCGGACGCCGCATTCGGTCGCTGCTGGCGAGCGTCGGCCTCGTCGACCGCGCGTTCTACACGAACGCGGTGAAATGCTTCCCGTCCGACGGCGAGGGGTCGAACCGGGAGCCGACGGCCACCGAGCGGGCGAACTGCCGGTCGCATCTTCGGCGGGAGATCGATCTCGTCGCGCCCACGGTCGTGCTTCCGACAGGCAAACACGCCACGGCGAGTCTGTTCTCGCTCACGGACCGGGAGCTGGACGGCTTTCTGGATCACGTCCTCGACCCGGTCGACCTGCCCGCCATCGATCCGGTGGTGATCCCGCTCTTGCATCCCTCCTACGCCGACGTGTGGCGGTCGCGTCTCGGCTACGACCGGGAGCGTTATCGTGAGGCGCTGGCGACGGCGCTGCGGGACTGCGGTCTCGATGCAACCTCGCCGTCGCCGGGACGCTTTTGA
- a CDS encoding type 1 glutamine amidotransferase: MSRPRLALLDASHGTAHTRRNFRRELDADLVEFDVTDGTRPPTFEYDGVVVTGSRSSVYWDEPWIDALTDWVADATDRGVPVLGVCYGHQVLAEALGGRVEAMDDIELGYREVRHTGDQLFAGIDSPFLAFETHSDRVVDLPAGATRIAENDRGIQAFRHGDCWGVQFHPEYDQASAERITRGKDLPAERIERVLDGITDDNYAAACRTKRLFDNFTAHVRRREPSLSAHQPF, translated from the coding sequence ATGAGTCGACCGCGGCTTGCGCTCCTGGACGCGTCACACGGGACCGCCCACACGCGACGCAACTTCCGGCGCGAACTGGACGCCGACCTCGTAGAGTTCGACGTAACGGATGGCACCCGCCCGCCGACGTTCGAGTACGACGGCGTCGTCGTCACCGGGTCGCGCTCCTCGGTGTACTGGGACGAGCCCTGGATCGACGCCCTGACCGACTGGGTCGCCGACGCCACCGACCGCGGCGTGCCGGTCCTCGGCGTCTGCTACGGCCACCAGGTGCTCGCCGAGGCCCTCGGCGGCCGGGTCGAGGCGATGGACGACATCGAACTCGGCTACCGCGAGGTTCGCCATACGGGCGATCAGCTCTTTGCGGGCATCGACTCTCCGTTCCTCGCCTTCGAGACGCATTCGGATCGAGTGGTCGACCTGCCCGCCGGCGCGACGCGCATCGCGGAGAACGACCGCGGCATCCAGGCGTTCCGCCACGGCGACTGCTGGGGCGTGCAGTTCCACCCCGAGTACGACCAGGCGAGCGCCGAGCGCATCACGCGGGGGAAAGACCTCCCCGCCGAGCGCATCGAGCGCGTGCTCGACGGGATCACCGACGACAACTACGCGGCCGCCTGCCGGACCAAGCGTCTCTTCGACAACTTCACGGCGCACGTTCGACGCCGAGAGCCAAGCCTCTCTGCCCACCAACCGTTTTGA